In the genome of Paenibacillus pabuli, one region contains:
- a CDS encoding PucR family transcriptional regulator, whose amino-acid sequence MICKSGSGWSIGLKTTGITLKELLNIPILSKAKVISGHQGLDRVVRFVDIMEVPDLQGWLREGMLMLTTAYSIRDNPGLLGELIYTLNEAGAAALAIKPARFLKKIPMEAVAASNDCGLPIIEIPPEIPYMDITQPVMELVLDRQAALLRKSEEVYRTLMTMVLENSGIQAVGDNVAELLQAPVGVIDNVGQMIVSSPPDYDWKKAGDPLVWEINLDRRKVARLLVDKDSLDEMEQVGIEQARLVLSLELMRNKVAEDTELRLRGNFIDELLTPPLLLPHEAESRGRKLGMNPEHLWEVAVMEGETAPDEDLLSELLALEARKRRVAPHIEFRTNRAVLFLPTPESRDAAWMDDVPSWTDTIGLWLEDPANKLGQFRAGVGTRVPLWNMHQSYGEARNALMVSSRLSGGRTTRFEDVEVYHLLSETANDPGFAALFERKLGKLRAYDDEHSGDLLRTFFYYLESRGSLIETANRLYIHRNSVKYRLERIRDITGFDLNHPREQFVCHLCLVYYYMKQDKQEV is encoded by the coding sequence ATGATTTGCAAATCTGGCTCAGGGTGGTCGATCGGCTTGAAAACGACAGGTATAACATTGAAAGAACTGTTGAATATTCCTATACTTAGCAAGGCGAAAGTCATCAGCGGGCATCAAGGATTGGATCGGGTTGTGCGGTTCGTGGATATTATGGAGGTGCCCGATCTGCAAGGTTGGTTGCGGGAAGGCATGCTTATGCTGACGACAGCCTATTCAATTCGTGATAATCCCGGCTTGCTCGGAGAACTGATCTATACGCTTAATGAAGCGGGGGCGGCTGCTTTGGCCATCAAGCCTGCGCGTTTCCTCAAGAAAATCCCCATGGAAGCCGTTGCAGCCAGCAATGACTGCGGTCTGCCCATCATTGAAATTCCTCCGGAGATACCTTACATGGATATTACGCAACCTGTTATGGAGTTAGTGTTGGATCGACAGGCTGCTCTGCTCCGCAAGTCAGAAGAAGTATATCGAACACTGATGACCATGGTACTTGAAAACAGTGGGATCCAGGCCGTAGGGGACAACGTGGCCGAATTGCTTCAGGCCCCCGTAGGTGTTATCGATAATGTGGGGCAGATGATCGTGTCTTCACCGCCGGATTATGACTGGAAGAAGGCTGGGGACCCACTCGTATGGGAAATAAATCTGGATCGGCGGAAGGTTGCCAGATTGCTGGTGGACAAGGACTCCTTGGATGAGATGGAACAAGTCGGAATTGAACAGGCCAGACTGGTACTATCCTTGGAATTGATGAGAAACAAAGTTGCGGAAGATACCGAGTTGCGCCTTCGGGGCAACTTCATTGACGAACTTCTGACACCGCCACTGTTATTGCCGCACGAGGCTGAATCGAGAGGCCGGAAGCTCGGGATGAATCCGGAGCATTTATGGGAAGTTGCAGTCATGGAAGGAGAGACGGCTCCTGACGAAGATCTGTTGTCCGAATTGCTTGCACTGGAAGCCAGAAAACGGAGGGTTGCGCCTCATATTGAGTTCCGCACTAACAGGGCTGTGCTCTTTTTGCCTACACCGGAATCCCGGGATGCGGCATGGATGGATGATGTTCCATCCTGGACGGATACCATCGGGCTATGGCTCGAAGATCCGGCCAACAAACTTGGGCAGTTCAGGGCAGGCGTGGGCACCCGGGTTCCACTTTGGAACATGCATCAAAGCTATGGCGAGGCCAGAAATGCCCTGATGGTTTCGTCCCGTTTGTCGGGCGGACGCACAACTCGTTTTGAAGATGTGGAGGTATATCATTTGCTGAGCGAAACGGCGAATGATCCGGGATTTGCGGCACTGTTTGAGCGGAAGCTGGGAAAATTGCGCGCATATGATGATGAACACAGTGGTGATTTGTTGCGGACTTTTTTTTACTACCTAGAGAGTCGGGGGAGCCTGATCGAGACAGCTAATCGCCTTTATATTCACCGGAACTCCGTGAAATATCGACTGGAGCGAATTCGAGACATTACGGGCTTCGACCTGAACCACCCGCGTGAACAATTTGTCTGTCATCTGTGTCTGGTGTACTACTACATGAAGCAGGATAAACAAGAGGTGTAG
- a CDS encoding ABC transporter ATP-binding protein, with protein sequence MSAILEVRNLKKHYPIRKGLFSKQVGAVKAVDGVTLSVEHGETLAVVGESGCGKSTTGRAILRLIEPTDGEVFFEGKDVRKLPPEELRRFRTDMQMVFQDPYASLDPRWTVQRTLEEPLVTHHNLGKKELKSRIEELMEVVGLSPYQAHRFPHEFSGGQRQRIGIARALALNPKFIVCDEPVSALDVSIQAQVLNLMQDLQEQFGLTYMFISHDLSVVKFISDRVAVMYLGKVVELAPTSELFTEALHPYTKALMSAVPVPDPSVQKERIVLGGDVPNPENPPSGCTFHTRCPYVKDECRSVIPELREISPGRQVACHLYQG encoded by the coding sequence ATGAGTGCCATATTGGAAGTCAGAAACCTCAAGAAGCATTATCCCATTCGCAAAGGTCTGTTCTCCAAACAGGTCGGTGCCGTCAAGGCCGTCGATGGTGTCACGCTGTCCGTGGAGCACGGGGAAACACTCGCCGTAGTTGGGGAGTCCGGCTGCGGAAAATCCACCACGGGGCGTGCGATTCTGCGTCTGATTGAGCCGACGGATGGCGAGGTGTTCTTCGAAGGCAAGGATGTACGGAAGCTGCCGCCAGAAGAGCTTCGCCGTTTCCGAACCGACATGCAGATGGTGTTCCAGGATCCGTATGCCTCACTCGATCCGCGCTGGACGGTACAGCGTACACTGGAGGAGCCGCTGGTCACCCACCACAATCTGGGCAAAAAAGAGTTGAAAAGCCGAATTGAAGAACTGATGGAAGTGGTCGGATTATCTCCCTATCAGGCTCACCGCTTTCCGCATGAATTCTCGGGTGGGCAACGTCAACGGATCGGGATTGCCCGTGCTCTTGCTTTGAACCCCAAGTTCATTGTGTGTGACGAGCCAGTGTCAGCGCTGGATGTGTCCATTCAGGCACAGGTACTGAACCTGATGCAGGATCTCCAGGAACAATTCGGGCTGACATATATGTTCATCTCTCATGACTTATCCGTCGTCAAGTTCATCAGTGATCGTGTAGCTGTTATGTATCTGGGCAAAGTGGTCGAGCTTGCACCCACATCCGAGCTGTTCACCGAGGCGCTGCATCCATATACAAAAGCACTGATGTCCGCTGTTCCGGTTCCTGATCCGAGTGTGCAAAAAGAACGGATCGTCCTGGGCGGAGATGTACCCAATCCGGAAAATCCGCCATCTGGCTGTACATTTCATACCCGCTGTCCGTATGTGAAGGACGAGTGCCGATCCGTTATCCCGGAGCTGCGGGAGATTTCACCAGGACGTCAGGTGGCCTGTCATTTGTATCAGGGATAG
- a CDS encoding ABC transporter permease — MFAYTLRRLLQMIPALLGIVVITFILSRVLPGDPAIVMAGEQATDDVIAKIRMDMGLDKPLFVQFFSYVGQLFQGNLGFAYHTGHTVLSDFATRFPATIELTLASVIIAICVAIPVGIIAATRKESFVDHISRVFSLIGACVPIFWLGLLFIYIFYSILGWAPAPMGRISGELNPPTHITGLYVIDSLMTGDMVALKSSLAHLLLPAICLSTGTMAIVARMTRSSMLEVIGQDYVRTARAKGLSETAVVGKHSLINALIPTLTVLGLQFGGLLGGAVITETIFSWPGVGGYVTDSILAADYAPIQAFTLVSAILFSFINLAVDLVYGLIDPRIRYE, encoded by the coding sequence TTGTTTGCTTACACGCTCCGAAGGCTGCTGCAGATGATTCCGGCGCTGCTCGGCATTGTGGTGATTACCTTCATCCTGTCCCGCGTTCTTCCGGGAGATCCCGCCATCGTCATGGCTGGCGAACAGGCCACGGATGATGTCATTGCCAAAATCCGAATGGACATGGGATTGGACAAGCCGTTATTTGTACAGTTTTTTAGTTACGTGGGACAGCTGTTTCAAGGGAATCTGGGATTTGCCTATCATACTGGTCATACGGTGCTGAGTGATTTCGCTACCCGCTTTCCGGCCACCATTGAGCTGACGCTGGCCAGTGTCATTATAGCCATCTGTGTTGCAATTCCGGTGGGCATTATCGCTGCTACCCGGAAAGAATCCTTCGTTGACCACATTTCCAGAGTGTTCTCACTGATTGGAGCATGTGTGCCAATCTTCTGGCTGGGGCTGCTGTTTATTTACATCTTCTATTCCATCCTCGGCTGGGCTCCAGCTCCAATGGGACGCATCAGCGGAGAACTCAATCCACCGACACATATCACCGGATTGTACGTGATAGATAGTCTGATGACGGGGGATATGGTTGCACTCAAAAGCAGTCTTGCGCATTTGCTGCTCCCGGCTATCTGTCTGAGCACAGGGACAATGGCGATTGTGGCGCGTATGACCAGGTCCAGCATGCTGGAAGTCATCGGACAGGATTATGTGCGTACCGCACGAGCCAAGGGCTTGAGCGAAACGGCAGTCGTCGGCAAACACTCCCTGATCAATGCCCTGATCCCCACGTTGACCGTACTTGGCCTTCAGTTTGGCGGATTGCTCGGCGGTGCAGTAATCACGGAAACGATCTTTTCCTGGCCCGGTGTCGGCGGTTATGTCACAGATTCGATTCTGGCTGCCGATTATGCACCAATTCAGGCATTCACACTGGTAAGTGCCATTCTGTTCAGCTTTATCAATCTGGCGGTGGATCTGGTCTATGGATTGATTGATCCACGAATCCGTTATGAATAG
- a CDS encoding ABC transporter ATP-binding protein gives MTALLEVSDLRTEFITDAGVIRAVDGISLSIQQGETLGIVGESGCGKSITSLSIMQLLPKKIGRVASGEVRFQGKDMLKLSGREIRRIRGNRMAMIFQEPMTSLNPVFKIGKQISEAARYHLKLGKKEAWARSVEMLRKVGIPRPDKIADQYPHQLSGGMRQRVMIAMAMVCSPQLLIADEPTTALDVTIQAQILDLMRDLQQTENMAIMMITHDLGVVAEMCDRVMVMYAGQVVEETDVKTLFADPKHPYTRGLLASLPQLAGDQDRLQSIPGQVPNPAHMPSGCRFAPRCPVKEARCETIQPELLETAPSHSCRCLLQQEGII, from the coding sequence ATGACTGCACTGCTCGAAGTTTCGGATTTGCGGACGGAGTTCATAACGGATGCAGGCGTCATCCGTGCTGTGGACGGAATCAGTCTTTCGATACAGCAGGGAGAGACACTGGGTATTGTCGGAGAGTCTGGATGCGGGAAAAGTATTACATCATTATCGATCATGCAGCTGCTTCCCAAGAAGATCGGCCGTGTGGCATCAGGAGAAGTCCGCTTCCAGGGAAAAGACATGCTTAAGCTGTCCGGGCGGGAAATTCGCCGTATTCGGGGGAACCGAATGGCCATGATCTTTCAGGAGCCGATGACCTCGCTCAATCCGGTATTCAAGATCGGCAAACAAATCTCGGAAGCGGCACGATACCATCTGAAGCTGGGCAAAAAAGAGGCTTGGGCACGGTCGGTTGAGATGCTGCGCAAAGTCGGCATTCCCCGTCCCGACAAAATTGCAGACCAATACCCGCACCAGCTCTCCGGCGGCATGCGCCAGCGGGTGATGATTGCCATGGCGATGGTATGCAGCCCGCAGCTGCTCATCGCGGATGAACCAACAACAGCCCTGGATGTCACCATCCAGGCACAGATTCTGGACTTGATGCGTGACCTCCAGCAGACAGAGAATATGGCCATCATGATGATCACTCATGATCTCGGCGTCGTGGCAGAGATGTGTGATCGTGTCATGGTGATGTATGCCGGACAAGTGGTGGAAGAGACGGATGTCAAAACCCTTTTTGCCGATCCGAAGCATCCCTACACCCGTGGTTTGCTGGCTTCACTGCCACAGCTTGCGGGAGATCAGGATCGTCTTCAATCCATTCCAGGTCAGGTACCGAATCCGGCTCATATGCCGTCCGGTTGCCGTTTTGCCCCGCGTTGTCCGGTAAAAGAAGCGCGGTGCGAGACGATACAACCCGAATTACTGGAGACAGCACCAAGTCATAGCTGCCGCTGTCTGCTGCAACAGGAGGGGATTATATGA
- a CDS encoding ABC transporter substrate-binding protein: protein MKKLKWFSAMIALTVVLGGCASNANQQPAASGSGEETKPAPTLTVAYSEGGTTMDPAEANDLTSDTLVLATYDQLVTYGVKTVDGADVANTEDIQPMLAESWEVSDDNLTYTFKMKSGLKFQSGNPVNADAVVYSFDRVAKSSSGSFLYGMADIKSVTAKDDSTVEIVLNKANHMFTQIIAMYTFSIVDQKLVEEKGDDYLKTNAAGSGPFTLEKWDPASEAVFQANNDYWQGAPKLGKVTLKFTKEASNRVLLLNKSDVDMAIEIPPKDVAALQENSNLTIKSNASNRILFFAMNNNVKPFDNEKVRQAINYAIPYDQLINDVMYGQAKEMKSAVASNTPGFTDAGYVYEYNLDKAKELLKEAGYAEGFSFDFTLGSGFDDWEYDAVLIQAELAKIGVKMNINKVARAQFLEQQKEGNLVSYISKWTSFVNDPGYHLGFLLYGKGSSNYIHYNNADVNKLWEEAGAEPDQAKRNELYMKAQEIITTEAPWAYLYEYNRVVGMNNKVSGYVYYPDEVLRFYPLSKEQ from the coding sequence ATGAAAAAGCTCAAATGGTTTTCTGCAATGATTGCTCTTACCGTTGTTCTTGGTGGCTGTGCCAGCAATGCCAACCAGCAGCCTGCGGCATCCGGCTCAGGAGAGGAAACGAAACCTGCGCCAACATTGACGGTTGCTTACTCTGAGGGTGGAACCACGATGGACCCGGCAGAGGCGAATGACCTGACCTCAGACACATTGGTACTGGCAACCTATGACCAGTTGGTAACCTACGGTGTCAAAACGGTGGATGGTGCTGACGTTGCCAACACGGAGGATATTCAGCCGATGCTCGCCGAGAGCTGGGAAGTGTCTGATGACAATTTAACGTATACATTCAAAATGAAAAGCGGTCTGAAATTCCAAAGTGGAAATCCGGTCAATGCGGATGCAGTTGTGTACTCTTTTGACCGTGTGGCGAAGTCCAGCTCCGGCAGTTTTCTTTACGGAATGGCCGACATCAAGAGCGTGACCGCCAAGGACGACTCCACTGTCGAGATTGTGCTGAATAAAGCCAACCACATGTTCACCCAGATCATTGCCATGTATACCTTCTCCATTGTGGACCAGAAGCTGGTCGAGGAAAAAGGTGACGATTATCTGAAAACAAATGCTGCCGGCTCAGGTCCGTTCACACTTGAAAAATGGGACCCGGCCAGTGAAGCGGTGTTCCAGGCCAATAACGACTACTGGCAGGGTGCACCGAAGCTTGGCAAAGTCACGCTGAAATTCACGAAGGAAGCCTCCAACCGTGTTCTGCTGCTGAACAAGAGTGACGTGGACATGGCGATCGAGATCCCTCCCAAAGATGTTGCGGCTTTGCAAGAAAACAGTAATTTAACCATCAAGTCGAACGCGAGTAACCGTATTTTGTTCTTCGCCATGAACAACAATGTCAAACCGTTTGATAATGAAAAAGTGCGTCAGGCCATCAACTATGCCATCCCTTATGACCAATTGATCAACGATGTTATGTACGGTCAGGCCAAAGAGATGAAAAGTGCTGTGGCAAGTAACACACCAGGTTTCACGGATGCAGGCTATGTGTACGAGTACAATCTGGACAAAGCCAAAGAATTGCTGAAAGAAGCAGGTTATGCGGAAGGGTTCAGCTTTGACTTTACCCTCGGTTCCGGATTTGACGATTGGGAGTATGATGCGGTACTGATTCAAGCGGAACTGGCCAAAATCGGTGTGAAAATGAACATCAACAAAGTGGCTCGTGCACAGTTCCTGGAACAGCAAAAAGAAGGAAACCTGGTCTCCTATATTTCCAAATGGACCTCTTTTGTTAATGATCCTGGATACCACCTGGGCTTCCTGCTCTACGGCAAAGGTTCTTCCAACTACATTCACTACAACAATGCGGACGTCAACAAGCTGTGGGAAGAAGCTGGCGCAGAGCCAGATCAGGCGAAACGAAACGAGCTGTACATGAAGGCACAGGAGATTATTACAACAGAAGCACCATGGGCATATCTTTACGAATACAACCGGGTTGTCGGTATGAATAACAAGGTCAGCGGATACGTGTATTACCCGGATGAGGTTCTGCGTTTCTACCCGCTTAGCAAAGAGCAGTAA
- a CDS encoding M20 family metallopeptidase: MDWKQKVLDAIEEGQDELLELCSQLIRFPTENPPGDSREISAFIIEYLHQAGIDTKVHAATETMFNLISTLNGQGAGKSDKHLIFCGHTDVVPAGDLSRWEFDPFCGEIKDGYMLGRGASDMKGGLAGLIYATAILAKLGVPLRGDLSLMIVPDEETGGDLGVPWVLERGLATGTAAVIAEPSSPLHPTIGQKGSCWFEFTVEGTPGHGSLQPIVGDNAIVKATKGIEALQRLWDIKPDIPEEVKDIIRISQEYARDREQAGLAYQVFDHVTVNIGSIQGGTKVNVVADRCTVQVDSRVPFGVDYRDVLDRARSLLLEAGIESELKPFGFQGNANWTPPHEPIVSQLVESISEVSGEEAYGVLQWASSDARHFRNHHIPVLQYGPAELSTIHNFNEKAPVWQIIQCAKVYALSALKYLGVEGMDDDTSLKDVEGASSEEAATSKR, from the coding sequence ATGGATTGGAAACAGAAGGTACTTGATGCAATCGAGGAAGGCCAGGATGAATTACTGGAGCTCTGTTCACAACTGATTCGTTTTCCGACGGAGAACCCTCCGGGTGATTCGCGTGAGATTAGTGCTTTTATTATCGAATATTTGCATCAGGCCGGAATCGACACGAAAGTGCATGCGGCAACGGAAACGATGTTTAACCTGATCTCCACGTTGAACGGACAAGGCGCAGGTAAATCAGATAAACATCTGATTTTCTGTGGACATACGGACGTTGTGCCAGCCGGGGATCTTTCCCGTTGGGAGTTTGATCCGTTCTGCGGCGAAATCAAGGACGGTTACATGCTTGGCCGCGGGGCATCCGACATGAAAGGCGGGCTTGCAGGCCTGATTTATGCAACGGCTATTTTGGCGAAGCTGGGTGTACCTTTGCGCGGTGATCTGTCATTGATGATTGTTCCGGATGAAGAAACAGGCGGCGATCTGGGAGTGCCGTGGGTTCTGGAACGTGGTCTCGCAACAGGAACTGCCGCTGTAATTGCTGAACCTTCCAGCCCGCTTCATCCAACGATTGGACAGAAGGGAAGCTGCTGGTTCGAATTTACGGTAGAAGGCACACCAGGTCATGGCAGTCTGCAGCCGATTGTAGGAGATAATGCCATTGTGAAGGCGACAAAAGGGATCGAAGCATTGCAGCGGCTGTGGGACATCAAGCCGGATATCCCGGAGGAAGTAAAAGATATCATCCGCATCTCGCAGGAGTATGCGCGTGACCGTGAACAGGCAGGGCTTGCCTATCAGGTATTCGACCATGTCACAGTAAATATCGGTTCGATTCAGGGTGGAACCAAGGTGAATGTGGTGGCGGATCGGTGCACTGTTCAGGTGGACTCCCGCGTTCCATTTGGCGTGGATTACCGAGATGTATTGGACCGCGCCCGCTCGCTTCTGCTTGAAGCAGGAATCGAGTCGGAATTGAAGCCGTTTGGATTCCAGGGCAACGCAAACTGGACTCCACCCCATGAACCGATCGTTAGCCAACTGGTGGAAAGTATTAGCGAAGTCAGCGGTGAAGAGGCATATGGTGTGCTGCAATGGGCCTCCAGCGATGCGCGTCATTTCCGCAATCATCACATTCCGGTATTGCAATATGGTCCGGCTGAGCTGTCCACGATACACAATTTTAACGAAAAAGCACCCGTATGGCAGATTATCCAGTGTGCCAAAGTGTATGCGCTGAGCGCACTTAAATATTTGGGTGTGGAAGGCATGGATGATGATACGTCATTGAAGGATGTAGAAGGAGCGTCTTCTGAAGAAGCTGCAACGTCCAAACGCTAA
- a CDS encoding chemotaxis protein CheW, with translation MKTSMDEEVQVQYINFSVGNQICALRIDEVHEIIKMLPVTTVPFGSPEIKGFTPLYGKVVSVVSVRVLLGMPDEEPTPSTRIIVVPYHDHYVPLVVDSVDSVVMYDRFEEPTEEYRRYTTGIFKEIAHNDDHEAGILNLDVLLGNLTKSQ, from the coding sequence ATGAAAACATCTATGGATGAGGAAGTTCAAGTTCAATACATTAATTTCTCGGTTGGCAATCAGATTTGTGCGCTTCGTATTGATGAAGTTCATGAAATTATCAAAATGCTCCCTGTAACCACCGTTCCTTTTGGGAGTCCTGAGATTAAAGGCTTTACACCCTTGTACGGTAAAGTGGTTTCCGTTGTGAGTGTACGTGTCCTCCTGGGTATGCCTGACGAAGAGCCAACACCTTCCACACGCATTATCGTGGTGCCTTACCACGACCATTATGTGCCGCTGGTAGTTGATTCCGTGGATTCCGTGGTGATGTATGATCGGTTTGAAGAGCCCACGGAAGAATATCGTCGTTACACAACTGGAATATTCAAGGAAATCGCACACAATGATGATCATGAGGCCGGTATTCTTAATCTGGATGTATTGCTCGGTAATTTAACCAAATCACAGTAA
- a CDS encoding ABC transporter permease, translating into MGTKPAPAVVPKPKTFLRLLLRNRLAAIGLTFIVMWTVIAAIAPWITPYDPYMTNTAVKLESPSGGHWFGTDNYGRDILSRVLYGARISIWTGLIAVSISFVIGVPLGGIAAYYGGRTGNIIMRVMDVLLAFPSLVLSMAIAASIGNGLTSAMIAVGIVGIPEFARLMYGQTVSLREKEYVEASRAIGVRDRVILFRHILPNALAPLLVQATLGMGFAILTASSLSFLGLGVKPPTAEWGAMISEGREYIISGQWWLVTFPGLAIATSILGFNLLGDGFRDVLDPRLRSGK; encoded by the coding sequence ATGGGAACCAAGCCTGCACCAGCGGTTGTTCCCAAACCCAAAACCTTTCTGAGACTGTTGCTTCGCAATCGGCTCGCTGCCATTGGTCTAACCTTTATCGTAATGTGGACTGTCATCGCAGCTATTGCCCCCTGGATTACCCCTTATGATCCGTATATGACGAATACGGCTGTGAAGCTGGAATCCCCGTCAGGCGGTCACTGGTTCGGCACAGATAACTATGGCCGGGATATTCTGAGTCGTGTTCTGTATGGCGCCAGAATCAGCATCTGGACGGGCCTGATTGCCGTCAGCATCTCGTTTGTCATCGGGGTTCCGCTGGGCGGAATCGCTGCTTACTACGGCGGACGTACTGGCAATATCATCATGCGGGTCATGGATGTATTGCTTGCCTTTCCCTCGCTGGTACTCTCCATGGCGATTGCGGCTTCCATCGGCAACGGACTGACAAGTGCCATGATTGCTGTAGGGATTGTGGGTATTCCCGAATTTGCCAGATTGATGTATGGACAGACGGTATCCCTGCGCGAAAAGGAGTACGTGGAGGCCAGCAGAGCCATCGGTGTCAGAGACAGAGTGATTCTGTTTCGCCACATTTTGCCGAATGCTTTGGCACCACTGTTGGTACAAGCCACGCTCGGCATGGGCTTTGCCATTCTGACGGCATCCAGTTTGAGCTTTCTCGGTCTTGGCGTCAAACCGCCTACAGCCGAATGGGGAGCCATGATCTCTGAAGGTAGGGAGTATATCATTTCCGGACAATGGTGGCTCGTGACATTCCCTGGACTGGCTATAGCCACATCCATTCTTGGCTTTAACCTGCTCGGAGATGGTTTCCGTGATGTACTGGACCCAAGGTTGCGTTCGGGAAAATAG